Proteins found in one Salmo salar chromosome ssa26, Ssal_v3.1, whole genome shotgun sequence genomic segment:
- the LOC106587373 gene encoding forkhead box protein F1, with protein MTAEVQQPPAQTPAQSSPMSAPEKPHGQTTVMETASSTTKTKKTNAGIRRPEKPPYSYIALIVMAIQSSPTKRLTLSEIYQFLQSRFPFFRGSYQGWKNSVRHNLSLNECFIKLPKGLGRPGKGHYWTIDPASEFMFEEGSFRRRPRGFRRKCQALKPMYSMMNGLGFNHLPESYNFQGSGGGLSCPPNGLSLDSGIGMMNGHLAGNMEGMGLAGHSMSHLSANSGHSYMGSCTGSTGGEYPHHDNSGSPLVTSGGVMEPHPVYSSSAWAQAPSSSLNNGGSYIKQQPLSPCNPGANPLQPSLPTHSLDQYNLHQNGHSNTDLQGIPRYHSQSPSMCDRKEFVFSFNAMTSSTMHSPSSSSYYHHQQVAYQDIKPCVM; from the exons ATGACGGCAGAGGTCCAGCAGCCCCCAGCGCAGACTCCTGCCCAGAGCAGCCCGATGTCTGCCCCGGAGAAGCCCCATGGACAGACCACTGTGATGGAAACcgcctcctccaccaccaaaaCCAAAAAGACCAACGCGGGGATCCGCCGTCCGGAGAAACCCCCCTACTCTTACATTGCGCTGATAGTCATGGCTATCCAGAGCTCTCCCACCAAACGCCTGACGCTCAGTGAAATTTACCAGTTCCTCCAGAGCCGCTTCCCGTTTTTCAGAGGCTCTTACCAAGGATGGAAGAATTCCGTGCGTCACAACTTGTCGCTGAATGAGTGCTTCATAAAGCTGCCCAAGGGGCTCGGGCGGCCCGGGAAGGGCCACTACTGGACTATCGACCCAGCCAGTGAGTTCATGTTCGAGGAGGGATCCTTCCGCAGGAGGCCGCGGGGCTTCAGGCGTAAATGCCAGGCGCTGAAGCCCATGTACAGCATGATGAACGGCCTGGGATTCAACCACCTCCCCGAGTCCTATAACTTCCAGGGGAGCGGCGGGGGCCTGTCCTGTCCGCCCAACGGCTTGTCTCTGGACAGCGGGATTGGGATGATGAATGGACACTTGGCAGGCAACATGGAGGGGATGGGACTGGCCGGGCACTCCATGTCCCACTTGTCGGCCAACAGTGGACATTCCTACATGGGAAGCTGCACAGGATCCACGGGGGGCGAGTACCCCCACCACGACAATTCAGGCTCGCCCCTCGTCACCAGCGGGGGAGTGATGGAGCCGCATCCCGTCTACTCAAGCTCGGCCTGGGCTCAAGCGCCTTCATCCTCTCTGAATAACGGAGGTTCTTACATCAAGCAGCAGCCACTGTCTCCCTGCAACCCCGGGGCGAACCCGCTGCAGCCCAGTTTACCCACGCACTCTCTAGATCAgtataatcttcatcagaacggACACAGTAACACGGATTTGCAAG GTATTCCACGGTACCATTCTCAGTCTCCCAGTATGTGTGACCGGAAAGAGTTCGTCTTCTCCTTCAACGCGATGACGTCCTCAACGATGCATTCGCCCAGCAGCAGTTCCTACTATCATCACCAACAGGTCGCCTACCAGGACATCAAGCCCTGCGTCATGTGA